The genomic stretch TGGTCACCCATGCAAACTATCAGCAAAGCTGGCCGACTAACCCATCGATTGGAACAGTTGTCCAGAACGGCAACGGGCCGATTGCTTACGTAGGATTTGGCGGCGGTACCGCAACATTCCTGGATGACGTATACATTGATAGCTGGACATTTGGCGCAGAATAAGCCGACGCGGACCACCACGCCGATATTCTTATACCTCCGCGCCGGAGGTGAGCATCTCCGATGCCACCTCCGGCGCAACTATTTAGTCTATGATCCCTGGAATCAACCATCGCTGCATAAGCTACGAGAATGGCGACTGCTCGGCGCTGCCTCGGCTCGAACAACAGAATAAAGAGAATTAAAGGCATTGACAGAGTAAGCGTTTCGTCATCCCAAGGACCAAACGCTTACGCAGAAGGATTCGACATCAAATCTTCACTCAGTTGCGAATTTTCTTCGCAGCATCCCAGATGATCGGTGGCGTGATCGCGTGCAAAACTCTCTTGACAGTATGTTGAGCAGCGGGTATTTCGGTTCCCGGGCGCTGTTGGAAGAGCGTGGTATGGTCCCCGGCGACTTCTTCCTCGGGTCGACCGTTGGAGTAATAGTAGGTTGCCATAGATTTGCGGGTTCGATCCGGGGGGCAGGCAAGAGGCGTCGGATGCCCGTGGTAGGAAAAGCTGGTTGTGCTGAAGATGGCGCATCGGTTGAAGATCGGGAGAATTTTTTGCTCCGCGTGCGTCATTTCCCGGTTCCACAGTTCGAAGTGGCCCCCATACTCTTCTTTCCAGTCCTTGTTCATATAGACGAGCACGTTCAGCCGGCGATCGAGATTCAGCTTCTTATGGTAGTTAAAGTCAGCATGAACTTCCAAGTGGCCGCCACGTTCAATCTGATGCAAACCGCCGCCCAAAAAATATGGGTCCGGGATCACGCCCTCGATTCCGGTCAGAACTTCAAGAAACTGCACCATCGGGCGGCTATTCAAGAAGTAAAGTACGTCTCGAATAGAATCGGGAAGCTTCTCCGCGACATCGAATGCCAACTTCTTCTCATTTTGACCCGAAAAAGCACCCCAATCCAATTGCTTAGGCTGCGGAAAATCGCGAAGAGCAGCCTCGGCCGCTTCTATCGGAAGGAAGTTGTCAATATATATATGCGGGAAGGGTTTGTTGGCCTTGTATTCGGCCGCCTTCTCCTTAGCTAGCCCTTGAAGTTTGGCCAGGTATTCGTCGTTGAATAGAACGCTCATCTCTAGTATCTCCATCCCTCATGAGGCTAAACAAGACCGCCTGCGCCGCTGTTAATTTTTCTGTAAACGCAGTTTACCATAGTGGAAGACCGCGAAAAACAGCACCAAAAATGGGCACTTGAGGTCCATTCAGCGGCATAAAGCAATCACACAAAACGGTCATTCGCATGGCCCGCTGCATGATCAGTTCATTAGGAGGCGCAGTGCATATCTACGCTACCGGCGGAAGAAGTGCGCGATCCGTCTCGCCTGCAACTCAGGCTCAAACTGCGGATCATAGCCCGACACGCCACGCGCCATCAGCAGTTCTACCCAAGGCAGATCACGCGTCTGCGACTCGCGAAAG from Acidicapsa acidisoli encodes the following:
- a CDS encoding 2OG-Fe(II) oxygenase is translated as MSVLFNDEYLAKLQGLAKEKAAEYKANKPFPHIYIDNFLPIEAAEAALRDFPQPKQLDWGAFSGQNEKKLAFDVAEKLPDSIRDVLYFLNSRPMVQFLEVLTGIEGVIPDPYFLGGGLHQIERGGHLEVHADFNYHKKLNLDRRLNVLVYMNKDWKEEYGGHFELWNREMTHAEQKILPIFNRCAIFSTTSFSYHGHPTPLACPPDRTRKSMATYYYSNGRPEEEVAGDHTTLFQQRPGTEIPAAQHTVKRVLHAITPPIIWDAAKKIRN